The following is a genomic window from Adhaeribacter radiodurans.
AGGAAGTAATAGCTATGATCAGGCAACTTCCATCCAACAAACTAAAAACGGCGGTTATATTGTAACTGGCGTTTCTTCTGCCAATATTAGTGGTGATAAATCGCAGGATAGTAAAGGGGGCGATGATTTTTGGGTAGTAAGTTTAAACGCGGATGGTAGTAAAGCTTGGGATCGAACCATTGGAGGTAATAATGGAGATGCCCCGACAGCGGTGCGGCAAACCAGTGATGGTGGTTATATTGTGGGTGGCTATTCTAGTTCCGGCATAAGCGATGATAAAACCCAGGCAAGTAAAGGGAACAATGATTATTGGGTAGTGAAGTTGAATGCGGATGGCAGCAAAGAATGGGATAAAACCATTGGCAGCAACGGTTGGGATAATTTAACTGGTTTGCAGCAAAACAGCGATGGCAGTTATATCCTGGGTGGTAACTCTTCTTCGGGGATTGGTGGAAACAAAACGCAGATAAGTAAAGGCGGTAACGATTATTGGGTCGTGAAATTAAATACCGATGGTTCCATTGCCTGGGATAAAACCATTGGCGGCAACAGCGACGATAATCTTTCTTCTATCCTGCAGCTCTCGGATGGTAATTTCCTGCTAGGTGGTTTTTCGTATACAAGTAACAACGGCGACAAATCCGAAAAAAATAAAGGAGGCTATGATTATTGGGTGGTCAAACTAGATAACAGCGGCACCAACCTGAACCAGATTATTACTTTCGCGCCTATTCTTTATAAAAACGTAGACGATCCACCGCTTACTTTAGAAGCTACTACTAGCTCGGGCTTGCCCATTACGTATACCGTTGAATCTGGTCCGGCAACCATTAGCGATGGCAATAAATTAACTTTAACGGGATTGGGAACAGTTACGGTAAAAGCAGCTCAACTAGGTACTACCATTTTCTTACCAGCTTCCGTTACTCGTTCCTTTTTGGTAGAGCCGCCTTCTATGGTGAAAAAACAGTGGGATCAAACCATTGGCGGTAACTCCTCTGATCAGTTAGTTTCCGTGCAACAAACCAGCGATAAAGGGTATATTTTGGGGGGTAGCTCATCCTCTGGCAAAAATGGCGATAAATCAGCAACGGGTAAAGGTGGTCAGGATTACTGGATCGTAAAATTAAGAGCTGACGGCAGTAAAGAATGGGATAAAACCATTGGCGGTAATAGAGAAGACTATTTAAGCTCTGTTCAGCAAACCAAAGACGGTGGCTATATTCTGGGAGGTTATTCTTTTTCTGGTATGAGCGGCGATAAATCGCAGCCTACCAAAGGCAGTTGGGATTACTGGGTAGTAAAACTCCGCGCAAATGGCACGAAAGAATGGGATCAAACCCTGGGCGGCCGAAATGAAGATTATTTAACCTCCGTGCAGCCAACCCAGGACGGTGGTTATATCCTGGGTGGCTATTCTACTTCCGGCATCGGGGCGAACAAAACCGAAGCGAACCGGGGCATTTCTGATTATTGGGTAGTAAAATTAAAAGCCGATGGTAGCAAATCCTGGGATAAAACTATTGGCGGTCGGTACGAAGATGTTCTAACCTCTATCCAGCAAACCAAAGATAGCGGGTATATTTTGGGAGGTTATTCTTTATCGGGTATTAGCGGCGAAAAGTCTCAGGCCCGGATTGGCAGCACCGATTATTGGATTGTAAAATTAGAAGCGAACGGGGAGAAAACCTGGGATAAAACCATTGGTGGCACAGACGAAGATTATTTGTCATCCTTACAGCAAACCAGCGACGAAGGGTATATCTTGGGTGGGTATTCCTGGTCGGGCATTAGCGGCAATAAGAGCCAGGCTTCTATCGGCCAACACGATTACTGGATAGTAAAGTTAAAAACCGATGGTACCAAAGATTGGGATAAAACTCTGGGCGGTAACGAAAGCGACGTATTAACGTCGGTGCGGCAGACCAGCGATGGCGGCTATATTGTAGGGGGAAATTCTTTTTCGGCTATTTCCGGCGACAAAACTCAGGTTCCGCGCGGTGCACCCGACTACGACTATTGGATAATTAAATTAAAAGCCGATGGCAGCAAAGTTTGGGATAAAACCTTGGGCGGTAACGATAACGATGTACTGGCTTCGGTACTCCCAACCGGCAACGGAGAATACATTTTAGGCGGCACCTCCAACTCCGCCGTTTTTGGCGATAAAAGTGAATCGAGTAAAGGTAACACCGACTTTTGGATTGTAAAGTTGAAAGAAGAAGTTACGCTGAATACCGTCTGGGATATGCGTTTCGGAGGTAATGGCCAAGATAACTTAACCTCGGTGATCAAAACACGGGATGGTGGTTACTTATCGGGCGGTTATACCAATTCCGGCAACAACGGCGATAAGAGCCAAAATAGCCAGGGAATGAACGACTACTGGATTGTAAAAAGTAATAAAAACGGCGAAAAAGAATGGGATAAACGCTACGGCGGCAGCGGGGAAGATTATCTCAACCGGGTTATTCAAACCTTAGATGGCGGGTATTTGCTGGCAGGTAATTCTTTGTCGGGCAAAAGCGGCGATAAGTCTCAAGCCAGTCAAGGCGATCGGGATTACTGGGTAATAAAAGTTGATGGACAAGGCAATCAGGAATGGGATAAAACTTTCGGAGGCAGTGGCTCCGACGACCTGATTAAAGCAATCCAACTAGCTTCCGGAGAATACGTGTTAGGCGGATACAGCAGTTCACCGCAGAGCGGCGATAAATCGCAGGACAACCAGGGCGGTAAAGATTACTGGTTAGTAAAAATGAGCAACACCGGCGAAAAGCTCTGGGATAAACGTTATGGCGGCAGCAAAGACGACAAGCTAGGCAGTTTCACCGACACCAGAGACGGCGGCTTTTTCCTGGGTGGCAGTTCTTATTCTAACATCAGCGGCGACAAAACGCAAGAAAACCAGGGTAGCAGTGATTTTTGGGCCGTAAAAACCGACAAAGACGGTAATTTACTTTGGGAGAAAACTTTCGGCGGCAGCGGTCAGGATGAAGTTAACTCCGTGCGGCGTAGCCACGGCGATAACCTGTACCTGGCCGGCACCAGCGACTCTGATAAGAGTGGCGATAAAAGCCAGTCCAGTCTGGGTGGCAAAGATTACTGGCTGGTAAAAGTAAATCAACAAGGCGAAAAAGTTTGGGATCGTACTTTTGGGGGCACCAAAGATGATGAACTGAAAGCCAGTTCCTACACCGACGAAGGCAACTACATTTTAGCGGGCACTTCTTACTCTGATGCCGGAGGCGATAAGAGCCAAGCCAGTCGGGGCAGTACGGATTACTGGATTGTGCAAGTAGATGAGAAAGGAAAAAGCTTAATTGATCAGCGGTTTGGTGGCAGCGGAGCCGAAGAACTACGCACCGTATTCCCGACCAGTGACGGAGGATGGCTCTTAGGTGGCCGCTCCGATTCCGGCGTAAGTGGCGATCGTTCTCAGTCCAGTCAGGGCGGCACCGATTACTGGCTGGTGAAAGTAGCGCCACTCAGCAGCGCTTTAGCTACTTCCCGGCAGGCTGTAGCAGAAGCAGAGCCAATATCCAACGCAACGTTTAACCTGCTCACCGCATCGCCAAACCCAGCCAAAGAACGGCTTACCGTTAGCTTTACTTTGCTGCAAAGCCAAACCGCTACTCTAAAAGTGTACGACATACAAGGCAAGCAGGTCGCTACTTTGTTCCAGGGCCAGGTGCAAGCCAAACAACCGTACCGAGTAGAATGGCAAGCCGGTAATAAACCGGCGGGCATGTACTTACTACAACTTCAAACCCCCACTTTGCGCCAGCAACAAAAATTGTTAGTAACGAAGTAAAAATTTAGTAAATAGTTACATAAAGCCGGGTAGTTAAAGCACTATCCGGCTTTGTTTTTTTAAACCACAAAACAGTAAATAATTTATGCATGCTTTAAAAGATTAGATCAACCTTTTATAAAACAGTCTGTATACACCTTCTAATTCTTATTTCTATAAATATTTTACTAAAATATAAAACTAAACCATCCTTCAAAATAGGAAAGAGAGAAGTAATTTTCTATATTTAATTACTCTCCTCTCTGACAAGCGGCCTTAAACTTACCTGCTGTTATCTTTTAAAAAAGCGAGACCTGCTTTGTGTTTTTTTTCTTACCTCACCAACCCTAATCCTATAATCAATGCAAACACCTTTATCTCTTTTCTGCCAAGTGCTACTTAATCTAAAAATGCTGCTCCGGTGGTGGGTTATAAATTTAGTTGTGTTTCTATATTTAAGTCTTTCGGCGAATGTTTTTGCCCAGAATAAAATTTGGGATAAAACCTTTGGCGGAGATGGTTGGGATGAATTATCCGTAATACAGCAAACAAGCGATGGGGGCTATATTTTAGGAGGTACTTCTACTTCCGGCAAAAGTGGCGATAAATCGGAACCTAGTATTGGGGGAGAGCATTTTGGAACCCCTACTACTGATTACTGGGTAGTGAAGCTAAAAGCCGATGGCAGTAAAGAGTGGGATAAAACCTACGGCGGCGATATTGATGACAAATTAACTTCTGTCCGACAGACCAACGATGGGGGCTATATTCTTGGAGGAACATCCCAAAAATGTGATAGAGATTACTGTCCTGGTTATTACTGGATAGTGAAGTTAAAACCGGATGGCAGCAAAGAATGGGATAAAACCTTTGGCAGTAACTGGTTTGATGAGTTTACCTCTTTACAACAGACCAGCGATGGGGGCTATATTTTGGGAGGCAGTTCTGAGTCTGGCATCAGTGGCGATAAAACCCAGGCCAATAAAGGCGGCTATGATTACTGGATAATAAAGGTGAAGGCCGATGGCAGTAAAGAATGGGATAAAGCTTATGGGGGAAGATATGATGATAAGTTAACCCATTTAGAGCAAACGCGTGATAGCGGCTATATTCTAACAGGAAATTCTTATTCTCCCAAAAGTGGCGATAAATCTGAAGATTCTAGTGGTCAAGATTACTGGGTAGTGAAGTTAAAAGCCAATGGCAGTAAAGAATGGGATAAATCCTTTAGTGGAAGTGGTAGCGATGACTTGCGCTCTGTGGTGCAACAGACCCTGGATGGCGGCTATATTCTAGGAGGTTCCAGAGGCGGTAATACTAATTACTGGCTAGCGAAGTTAAAAGTCGATGGCAATAAAGAATGGGTTAAATCCTTGGGAGGTAACGGACTTGATGGCTTCACTTCACTGCAGCAGACGAGTGATGGCGGGTATCTGCTGGGTGGTACTTCTGAATCCGGAGTTAGTGGAAATAAGACGGAAGGATGCCGAGGAACTGACAGATATGGCTATTGCCAGAAGGATTACTGGCTCGTAAAGATAAAAGCCAATGGCAGCAAAGAGTGGGATAGAACCATTGGGGGTAAAGAGCAAGATAGACTTTTTTCTCTTCAACAAACTCTAGATGGCGGCTATATTTTGGGCGGTTCCTCCGAATCCGGCAAGAGTGGGGATAAAACGCAGGCTAATAAAGGCGGTACCGATTATTGGGTAGTAAAGCTGGATAGATTTATTACTAAAAATCAAACTATTACTTTCCCGCCCATTACGAATAAAACCTTAGGTCAGGCACCTTTTACCCTATCAGCTACGGCTAGTTCGGGTTTGCCGGTGAGCTTTCAAGTTATGTCTGGGCCGGCTACCATTAATAAAAATATAATAACACTCACTGCCGCTGGGACCGTGAAGGTAAAAGCCTTTGTATTGGGCACGGATACTTACCGACCAGCTGAAGCTATTGTTTCCTTTTTCGTAGATCCTCCGGGAGCTGTCAGAAAAGAATGGGATAAAACCTTAGGGGGCAGTAATAACGAATTTGGATTATTTTTTCAACTCTCTCTTGATGGCGGTTATATTCTGGGGGGGTATTCTAATTCGGGTAAAAGCGGTGATAAATCTGAAGAAGTATCAGGCACCTGGATTGTAAAGATAAAATCGGATGGCAGCAAGGACTGGGATAAAGTTATTTATAGCGGCGGTAGTGATAATTTATACTCCCTGCAACAAACCAATGATGGAGGCTATATTCTGGGGGGTAGTGGCAGTGATTACAGGATAATGAAGCTAAAAGCCGACGGTAGCATAGAATGGGACAAAACTATCGGGGGTAGTGGCTTGGATAACTTAAGTTTGGTTAAACAGAGTAGCGATGGGGGCTATATTTTGGTTGGGTATTCTTACTCAGGCAAAAGCAGAGATAAAACTGAAGCTTCTTATGGTGCTTGGGTAGTGAAGATAACAGCGGATGGTACGAAAGAATGGGATAAAGTTATTAGTCGTATTAGGATAACCTCACTCCAACCCACTCGCGACGGGGGGTATATCCTGGGAGGAGGTTCTGTTGATTATTGGGTAGCGAAGCTAAAGGCCGATGGCAGCATGGAATGGGATAAAACCATTGGGGGAGCAGGTGAGGATGCTTTACGCGTAGTGCATCAGATCCGCGATGGCAGCTATATTCTTGGGGGGTATTCTTATTCGGGAATATCTGGCGATAAATCCGAAGATAGTAAAGGTGACTATGATTATTGGATTGTCAAGTTAAAGGTGGATGGCAGCAAGGAATGGGATAAAACTATTGGCGGAAACCGTAGTGATAATTTAAACTCCCTGCAACAAACCAATGATGGAGGTTATATTCTGGGT
Proteins encoded in this region:
- a CDS encoding T9SS type A sorting domain-containing protein, which codes for MKIVIFGFCLIKKYWVGTPGWRILGATLLLNLLFMAEASAQNKLWDKTIGGNSDDYLSSVQPTRDGGFILGGFSYSSKKFDKSENNKGGYDYWIVKLKSDGSKEWDRTIGSSDWDYFRFVQQTSDGGYILGGHTYGGKSRDKSGFSKGGQDYWIVKLNAKGDKVWDKTLGGNDNEELQSLQQTKDGGYIILGNSNSSLSGDKSQASKGGQDYWIVKLKADGSKAWDKTIGSNSYDQATSIQQTKNGGYIVTGVSSANISGDKSQDSKGGDDFWVVSLNADGSKAWDRTIGGNNGDAPTAVRQTSDGGYIVGGYSSSGISDDKTQASKGNNDYWVVKLNADGSKEWDKTIGSNGWDNLTGLQQNSDGSYILGGNSSSGIGGNKTQISKGGNDYWVVKLNTDGSIAWDKTIGGNSDDNLSSILQLSDGNFLLGGFSYTSNNGDKSEKNKGGYDYWVVKLDNSGTNLNQIITFAPILYKNVDDPPLTLEATTSSGLPITYTVESGPATISDGNKLTLTGLGTVTVKAAQLGTTIFLPASVTRSFLVEPPSMVKKQWDQTIGGNSSDQLVSVQQTSDKGYILGGSSSSGKNGDKSATGKGGQDYWIVKLRADGSKEWDKTIGGNREDYLSSVQQTKDGGYILGGYSFSGMSGDKSQPTKGSWDYWVVKLRANGTKEWDQTLGGRNEDYLTSVQPTQDGGYILGGYSTSGIGANKTEANRGISDYWVVKLKADGSKSWDKTIGGRYEDVLTSIQQTKDSGYILGGYSLSGISGEKSQARIGSTDYWIVKLEANGEKTWDKTIGGTDEDYLSSLQQTSDEGYILGGYSWSGISGNKSQASIGQHDYWIVKLKTDGTKDWDKTLGGNESDVLTSVRQTSDGGYIVGGNSFSAISGDKTQVPRGAPDYDYWIIKLKADGSKVWDKTLGGNDNDVLASVLPTGNGEYILGGTSNSAVFGDKSESSKGNTDFWIVKLKEEVTLNTVWDMRFGGNGQDNLTSVIKTRDGGYLSGGYTNSGNNGDKSQNSQGMNDYWIVKSNKNGEKEWDKRYGGSGEDYLNRVIQTLDGGYLLAGNSLSGKSGDKSQASQGDRDYWVIKVDGQGNQEWDKTFGGSGSDDLIKAIQLASGEYVLGGYSSSPQSGDKSQDNQGGKDYWLVKMSNTGEKLWDKRYGGSKDDKLGSFTDTRDGGFFLGGSSYSNISGDKTQENQGSSDFWAVKTDKDGNLLWEKTFGGSGQDEVNSVRRSHGDNLYLAGTSDSDKSGDKSQSSLGGKDYWLVKVNQQGEKVWDRTFGGTKDDELKASSYTDEGNYILAGTSYSDAGGDKSQASRGSTDYWIVQVDEKGKSLIDQRFGGSGAEELRTVFPTSDGGWLLGGRSDSGVSGDRSQSSQGGTDYWLVKVAPLSSALATSRQAVAEAEPISNATFNLLTASPNPAKERLTVSFTLLQSQTATLKVYDIQGKQVATLFQGQVQAKQPYRVEWQAGNKPAGMYLLQLQTPTLRQQQKLLVTK